A single region of the Sorghum bicolor cultivar BTx623 chromosome 7, Sorghum_bicolor_NCBIv3, whole genome shotgun sequence genome encodes:
- the LOC8076591 gene encoding receptor-like protein kinase, translating into MSSDIRELPLEVVVGQVEVLEPSAAVDRAPAWEATNGVQDMSATLVGQPASWSASPNLTSALHRFKLIGAFPSYLTKMQQLEELYLRDNSLTGAIPPGIWDLKNLQILQVQRNNLTGNVVIDGFAALRLNGSIPIDLAGCATLEVLELNNNQLSGQIPANFGYGTPQLQRLNLANNQLSGRIS; encoded by the exons ATGTCATCAGACATCAGGGAGCTCCCCTTGGAGGTAGTTGTAGGACAGGTCGAGGTACTGGAGCCATCTGCAGCGGTAGACCGAGCGCCGGCGTGGGAGGCCACCAACGGCGTCCAGGAT ATGTCAGCCACTTTAGTTGGTCAGCCGGCCTCCTGGTCCGCCAGTCCAAACCTCACGTCTGCCCTTCATCGCTTCAAGTTGATCG GTGCCTTCCCGAGTTACCTGACAAAGATGCAGCAGTTGGAGGAACTGTACCTCAGGGACAACTCGTTGACAGGAGCCATACCTCCGGGGATCTGGGACCTCAAGAACCTGCAGATCTTGCAAGTGCAGAGAAACAACCTCACTGGCAACGTGGTGATTGATGGCTTTGCTGCTCTCAG GTTGAACGGCTCCATCCCAATTGACCTCGCCGGCTGTGCCACTCTGGAAGTACTTGAGCTAAACAATAACCAGCTCTCCGGTCAGATACCAGCAAATTTTGGCTATGGCACGCCACAGCTGCAGAGACTAAACCTGGCGAATAACCAACTCTCTGGACGGATCAGTTAA